A stretch of Ligilactobacillus faecis DNA encodes these proteins:
- the sufB gene encoding Fe-S cluster assembly protein SufB, with the protein MSENTIPELGGEYKYGFKDDIEPIFTTGEGLTEEIVRQISAAKAEPEWMLDFRLKAYKLYQKLPMPDFGPDLSPLDFEHINYFRRDSDRVARDWDDVPEEIKKTFDRLGVPEAERKYLAGSSAQYESEVVYHNMRKDFDDLGIIFMDTDSAVKEHPELVKKYFGKLISPADNKMAALNSAVWSGGTFIYVPKGVKVSVPIQSYFRINAGNSGQFERTLIIVDEGASINYVEGCTAPNYSEDSLHAAVVEVNVLKDAYCRYTTIQNWSDNVYSLETKRARALENATMEWVDGNLGSKVTMKYPSVYLDGKGARGTMLSIAFAGKDIDSDTGARMIHNAKNTSSSIISKSLCKDGGRVDYRGQVRFGRHSDGSFSHIECDTIIMDDKSASDTIPFNEILNGNVSMEHEAKVSKISEEQLYYLMSRGISEEKATEMIIMGFVEPFTKELPMEYAVELNRLIEYQMEDSVG; encoded by the coding sequence CCAGAACTTGGGGGAGAATACAAATATGGATTTAAAGACGATATCGAACCGATCTTTACGACAGGAGAAGGTCTAACAGAAGAGATCGTTCGTCAGATCTCAGCTGCTAAAGCTGAGCCTGAGTGGATGTTAGATTTTCGGCTAAAGGCATATAAATTGTATCAAAAGTTACCGATGCCTGATTTTGGCCCTGATCTTTCGCCACTAGATTTTGAACATATCAATTATTTTCGCCGTGATTCAGACCGAGTTGCGCGCGATTGGGACGATGTTCCTGAAGAGATCAAAAAAACCTTTGATCGTTTAGGTGTCCCTGAAGCAGAACGCAAGTATTTAGCTGGATCATCGGCTCAATATGAATCAGAAGTCGTTTATCATAATATGCGCAAAGATTTTGATGACTTAGGCATTATTTTTATGGATACTGATTCAGCTGTAAAAGAACATCCAGAACTAGTCAAAAAATATTTTGGTAAATTGATCTCACCTGCAGATAACAAGATGGCAGCCTTGAATTCAGCAGTGTGGTCTGGTGGGACCTTTATCTATGTTCCAAAAGGCGTCAAAGTCTCAGTACCGATCCAAAGTTATTTTCGGATCAATGCCGGAAATTCTGGTCAATTTGAACGAACGTTGATCATCGTTGATGAAGGCGCAAGTATCAACTATGTTGAAGGCTGTACTGCTCCTAATTATTCTGAAGATAGTTTGCACGCAGCTGTAGTGGAAGTCAACGTCTTAAAAGATGCTTATTGTCGGTATACGACGATCCAAAACTGGTCAGATAACGTTTATAGTTTAGAGACTAAACGTGCTCGAGCTTTAGAAAATGCGACGATGGAATGGGTCGATGGTAACTTAGGTTCAAAAGTGACGATGAAGTATCCAAGTGTCTATCTTGATGGTAAAGGAGCACGTGGTACGATGCTTTCGATCGCTTTTGCTGGTAAAGATATCGATTCTGATACTGGGGCTAGAATGATCCACAATGCTAAGAATACTTCTTCTTCGATCATTTCTAAGTCATTATGTAAAGATGGTGGTCGTGTTGATTATCGTGGACAAGTGCGCTTTGGGAGACATTCAGATGGTTCGTTTTCACATATCGAATGTGATACGATCATTATGGATGATAAGTCGGCAAGTGATACGATCCCATTCAATGAGATCTTAAACGGTAATGTTTCGATGGAACACGAAGCTAAAGTCTCGAAGATCTCAGAAGAGCAACTCTACTATTTGATGAGTCGGGGGATCTCAGAAGAAAAAGCGACTGAGATGATCATTATGGGCTTTGTTGAGCCTTTTACAAAAGAGCTCCCGATGGAGTATGCAGTTGAATTGAATCGTTTGATCGAATATCAAATGGAAGATTCGGTCGGATAA